In Girardinichthys multiradiatus isolate DD_20200921_A chromosome 10, DD_fGirMul_XY1, whole genome shotgun sequence, the sequence tttgataacttttaatccccagtgccttaagagtatactgagtaattttcaagtctctaagtcaaaagctgtaggaggagttcgctcagatatgtgGGCTAGAAAGGGCTAAaccggggtcaaaatggcaacttcaatccaagatggccgacttcctgttgggtttggaccaacgctccaagagacttttttgtaggtcttgaCAAGATACATAAATGTACCAcatttcacaatcctcggttaaagcatggcttggggctgatttcttaaaattttctagggggcgctgtggacgaattaggccacgatttggcgtttctttgggaaagttattgcattttttaactttGGTCGCGAACGCCATTTTCGTGCCCCGGcaacgccccctaaacatgcctgaaaactcacgattttgatcaCTTTTAATTCCctatgccttaactgcatattgaccaaatatgaagccggtagctcaaaatccctaggaggagtttgttaaacatCGAGGtgggtaaaagtgaaaaacggccaaacATTGGCGTTTGagccaaaatggccgacttcctgtgcgttttagaTCATATGAGGAGCTCTacctgtgtgccaaatttcCGATCTCTACgacctatctcacgtttggaagcgtggctaagtggtttggccacgcccactgacgacgacattgtGGAACGGAAATTTTCATCGGGGGACAACTTTGGGTGAAATCATGTaaatgaaggaaggaaggaaggaaggaaggaatcaatcaatcaatcaatcaatcaatccatccatccatccatcctacatttacaataggcccttgcaacTCGGGCCTAATTAGATCAAAGGTATATGCGTCTTTACACAAAAACTAGCTTAGATGTTTTAGTAGCTGCCTTTAAGTACTACAGGGCAATCTTCCAAAATTAGAAAGTACAATACCTGACAATAATAAGATATACACAATGCTTCCTTTAATTGGTTTCAAATACTTCATTATTTACAGTCGCCAGTGTTTTATTGGGTCCCTTCGAGAAGGGTGTGCAATGTTTTCCCAGGTCAATTGAACGCCGCATAGTTTACTTCATTGACTTGTTTCATTTGTAAACAAACCAACAAGCTcaacgttttttttatttatgtataattGGATAATTCGAAATACAAAAACGAGAAATGATTGAAACACAAAGTTAAACGTTTGCAGTAGCAAATATCGCTATGCAATTAAATATGAAAACGCTACTAGTAATTTTTCATACAAAACATAAAAGATCGATTCAAACAAGAACATGAcgtacttttttttaaacttattagtaAACAATTAAGTTTGTTTGCGGCTTTTTTAATGCTGTGaacagtttattaaaataacgcCATTCCTTCTTCCTGATTCGCTCTCATTAAAAACTCTCTTATTTAAAGGACAATTAGAGGTTGGATGCATCTAGCGACATTTTTTCCCCCATCCCAGTCATGTGATGAACCATGAAATCCCAGCAGCCTGCTAGCTGTGATTTGTTTAGTCATAACTGAATAGCCAGCGTATATAACGAGTCAAATAAATGTGGAGGAAAATGTAAGGTTTGAAGCGCCTTCTCCTCGCTGCTCCAGCTGTCAGTTAACACAACACAGAGGCGCTAGCTGAATTAAAGGCTAGCTGCAGCGGCTAGCTCCGCGGAGCTCATTGCATCGATTCATAAAAATAACcgtgtttgttttttaccttaACGCCGTCTTTTTCCAGGTCGACCGGGCTGTTTCTTCGTCAGACATTTCTCCTCGCGTGTTGAACGGGTCTGCTGCTGATGAGGGATCCGTACAGCCCGTTTCTATTCCTCTCTGGCAGGGAAGAGTAGCAGGAAGCTACAGCTTCCTCACCCTCAAACGATGAACAAATTGATCAACTGCATTAAACGTAAAGAGGAAAAACTGAGTATATTTGTGTCAGGGATCTTTATGTTTACTCATTTTAAGCTGGCGGACCTTCTGATTTCCTTTTCCCTCTGGTTGAATTACATCAAGTTGCACTTCACACATTTAATGGTgctaatcttgttttttttttttcttcctttaaacTGTAAAGTTAGACACAATTATTGTTGAAGTTGCTAGGAACTTTCAGGGAATGTTCCTCAAAGATTACACTGGGAAAGGTCTTACCCTTCAggggagttaaaaaaaaaaaaaaaaaactcattttaaTCTTCAAAAGAACCTTTGGAAAAGGTTGCAATTTCAATGTTGAAACAAAAGTTTGAGAAAACTATTTTTGATGGTTACATGGTAAACCTATAGCTTCGTTCAAGGAACCATCAGAGAACATTTATTTAAGATATCACATTAAATACTGAAAATAGTGTGAGAATTGTCCCTTTTAGAGCCTAGAAGGTTCCACCACCTGTGCTTTAACTAGCCTTTAGAGAGCCTCAATGGAACCTACCAGGCTCTGAACGTTACATTATGAAGGAGGTAGTTAACCTTCAGAGAGCTGTGGAAAACATTATGTGAGGGTTTAGATTATGTTTATTGATAGTTCACAGAAGGTTAAATTGTCAATGTTGAAACTaacctacaaaaaaaaaaaaaaaagacaaatccaAGTGCTATAAAATGCTTTATTACAAAATTGTGAACGATTCTAAAGCAAAATCATCTTTTAGACGCATTTAAACCCAACCAGGTTGCATAACTTTAGGGATGAGGGCATGGTTTGCATAGAGTATCATGTGAGTACTTGGAAAAAGGCTTTTAAGAAGAATCCTGTACAATAAGTACTGAGCAAATGAACACTGACAGCTTGTacaaacaatacaaaacatctgaaactgaaaatattaataGCAAAACAAGGCACATCGATTTCTGTAAGATGTTTAAAGTATACctccacacaaaaaaaaaagatcagctTCAGACATTTCAAAGTAGCTAATATAGAACTGCCACAAAAGGTGATCAGTTCTGTTTAGTGTATCGAGACAATACAGATTAACGGCTTAAGGTACTGTGCTTAATAATGAAGTGATGCTCATTCTTTCTGAAATagaaatttatattttacaagaattgtgcacaaaaaaaaaagacatgaatgTGTGGCAAAACCAAAAGATCAGCAGGCAGTTTTATTCGAACTCATAGCATGGTAGgaataggaagaaaaaaaacccagctTTTATGCCACATAGTGTAGGACAAGGCTGTTTAATGGAGGTGATCTTGATGCAATGTATGAAACACATCTAGAATGACTCTAATGAGTCAAATGAGACGACTTGTTCCCTAAATGTCAACTCAAATATGCATTGTGGATTAAACAGACTGGTAGAAATATCTTTGGCAGAACTCTAGACTGCTACAGCTGTGCTACAGCATGTACTAAAGATGAGCATTTCTCTTTCACTTCTTATAGTACAGAATGTCACTAAATATATTCCATCTGCGCTGAGCAACTACCTCTGCTGTACGTGTAACAACTCCCCAACTTCATGTGCTTATCCAATTAAAGCAAaagtaataattgtaattaaatATTCAGTATAAAGATCTAAAACTGTCCTCAGAAATCGTtagttcaatttaatttaatgtggtCTAGGTCTAGAAAAGTCAACAATCAATCAGCCTCATATTCTATGAAATCTAACTTCTGATCAATATATAAATATGGATATTCCAATGATTTATAATTACCTCCAAAATATATTTCGAACTAATAGTTCCACCGTTTTATATTATAAGAGAACAGCAACCGTTACAGACAGGACATAGGATGAAGAAACTTTGCCCATATATGGATGTTGGGCAGTGTTATTGTTGCTTTGATGAAGCATATGTCTGTCCATTCAAAATCCCCGTGAACAGCTGGGCAGAACCAGCACCAAGCAGAGGACTGATGGCTCGTCTCTTACTGGTACCAGGGGGTCTTTCTGACCCAGTGGAGGGTGAAACCTGCATCTGTCCGGATCTTAATGGAAGCCGCCTCTGCCTCTCTGACAGTCTCCTTCACAGATTGCATCAGGTTCTGGGCGTTGTGGACCAACATTTCAGTCGCCTTAAGCACAAAGAATTACAAGAAATTTAATAAAGAGGGAGGTTTTACAACATGACTTTACTCGAAAGCTTCCTACACTTTTTTCCAATCATTTATCCACACCCAAATTTCAAGACATCAATCTATTAGTCAGTTTTAACAGTCACTATGAACACACCACAGATTTTCCTACAGAGGTTAGGTTTTATATATTGAATCAGTTAAAACACAGATTATAAAATGGACAAAAGGATGAAAATTGGATGGAGAATGacagatggacaaacagatggacagtggttttagatttaaagaaaatggaaaaatggatTGAGATAGACGAATGGAGGGATAATGTATGGATTTGGATGGATAAAtgtatggatggacagatgaatggatgaatgaatgatagATGGATTGACGAATGAATCAATGGATGGACAGAGAATGTAAAAATTGATAATTTAAGGAAAACAGAAATGGATGAAAGGGTGGATAGAGGAATAATGGATGCAAAGGCTGATGGATAAACCAAtagaagaataaataaacagatgGACAAATAGACAGAAATTTGGATgcaaaaatggatggatggatggatggatggatggatggccagATTAACAACCGGACAAAGAAGGATGAACAAATAAACcattttccatacttatccagacctggaaaacaaATTCCACACTTTTCTAAAGTGCACGGGAACCCTGCCTATAACAAGATAAAATTAGAAGGTCAATGATTGTGCTCACCTGCTCGGACTCCTCTTCACTAATGTTGGTACGGCCCAACATGGTGGCCTTGACGGTGGAAAGGATTTTGAGTTGAGTGCTGATGGTGGGAATGCGCTCGCACACCTGAAACAAAGTCAaagtatcaaaataaaatagaaaataatttaaatattatcaGTTTGTAACTAAATGGTTCCGTCTGCACTGACCTGGAGCAGGTTGGTCCGGATCCGTTTGTCGGTACACTGCTTGGCCACTTCTTTAGCCAGCCGTGTGACTTCATCGGAGGCTTTGGCAATGTCCTTGGCACACTGGATCAGGGCACGCTTGTTTCCGCTGCCTCCACGCACCAAACGAGACATCTCTGCCATGAGCAGGGCCATTCGTTTGGCGGCGCCGATGATGTCATTTCCCTGCAAGGAATAACAGAAACAATAAGTGTCTGAAAGCAAATTCCTTcacaatttttgttttctctacCCCAGAAAACAGTTGCTAGAGAGGTAGTTGATGTTTGGATCTAACATAgatgaaaaacaacatttgatGGCTGAATATTCCCAAGCAGATATTCAGCTGCTGCCTGTTATTAAAAATCTCTTAATGTTACAATCTGACTTTATAgtgatttaaattttgtttcagCTTGTTACAGTTACACACGTTTCATAGAGTTTGGAGGTTAATTTACATAAGATATTAAGTCTAACCGCTGTTATAACCAGATCtccttttctcattttatttttgttttccagacAAATCGGCGCCTGAACAAGACTTCCTGATCTATGAACTTTATTTAGAAATCCACAGTCACATGTCCTCACAGTTTGGAGAGACTTTACTTAGTTTCTAAGCTGTAACCACGATAAAACAATCTCACATGAATGCATTATTAGGTCAAAGCCTCATTCTGGACTTCATGGAAATGGATCAGCCGTCCCAGATCACTAAAGCTGCAgcagtgacagaatctaaatgTTGCGtttgcaaaacaacaaaaggttTTCCTGCTGTACAACTGGTAATAGTACACACATGAAAAATGTTGATAATGGTCTAGATAATAATGCACATTAGCCTGCACTGTAAGCAGATTTAGCGATTACTTACTTTGCTAGACCATTTGCGGGCTTCGTCGTGAAGCTGCCTGGCAGCCACCATCATGGGCTCGTTGACTTTTTCTCCTGCTTTGTGCTCTGGGAACTCCTCATCTTTTTCCTCCGGGGGTGGAGGCCTGGGTGGAGGAACCTCTCCCTCTGGAAGAGGAGGCTTGGGAGGTGCTGCTTCATCATTGAGCTGTGAAGATAAAGTGATTTAAAAAGTAAACCATAGTGTTTGGACACTTAGgttcagttattttatttcaaagctgCCTCATCTGTGCACTTACATTGAGCTGATCCAGctcaggaggaggtggaggaaagTCTGGCTCTTGGGGCTGGAAGGCCTCCCTGACCTTTGCTACAGCTCCAAGAATCTTATAACCTGAGTCCAAAAAGCCCTTCTGAAGATCTgggattaataataaaaaaatgaacatgTTGCTACTCATCAGAAGGTTCAAAACATATCCTCAAAAATCCTAAACCTCAATTTACTTGGATCGTGAATATTTCCAGCCACAGCCTTCGCGTTCATCACCATGGGAGAAATTGTCTGGCTCAGTTCATCTGACGCAGCCTTCACCATTTCTCTGAATTTAGGATCTTCAGAGTTCTCCACCTCTCGTTTCGCCACCAGAAGGATGCGGTTGGCTCGTCGGGCGATGCTGGTAGCACCGGCCACCAGCATCTGTGGCTGGTGATTGGTCATGGCAACACGGCATTTATCCAAGTCCTTCTTTATGGCGTCCTCAGAAGCATCCAGCAGAGATTTGGTATCAATGGCCTCATCCACCAGACCTGGAAAAGCACAAGGAACCATTAGGAACTTGAGGATGTTATTTAGTGTTAAAATAATAATCACCACATAATGCCTTGGATAACTACACATACCActgacttttccacattttgtcacctgaTTACTACAAATTATTACACCTCTTATTGCGATTTTATCTGATAGACTAgcagaaagtagtgcataactatgaagtggagggaaaattatgttttacaattaaaaatctgaaaagtgcggttTAAagttgtattcagccccttgaTATTCTGAAGTCACACAACTCATAAAACATCTTACTGGTAAAACGTAAATGTGTACGGCTTTTAatggtttgttggagaacatttgtgaaaaaGAGACCTATTGTTActcaagtttgtggttgtaacgtgacaaaatgtgaaaaaaggcaCACTGTATGCTGCACATTACCAGTCATTTTTTCCACATTGTCAATCCACTGATTCTTCATAGTCTCAAAATGTTCATATGCTGCTTGGTTGCCAGGGTTTCTCAGCAGAATACGAGCAGCAGACACCACCTAATAAAAATGAATCGACGAATCAGGAGTTAACTAACAGCTAGAGATTTGGCCCTAGAGATCAGAAACCCTTAGAGTCTCTGGCTTTTGATTCAAGGTGGGTTGCAAACAGGAATAGATAATCACTCAACCATGACATACTTGTGGTGTTAGATCTCTGGTCGACTTGACGGAAGCCTGGATTCCCTCCACCGTGCTCTTGTTTGCAGTGCCGACTGCAGCCGCCTTCTCGGCCGTGGCACCTAGCCTGTTGGCATGGTTCTCAAAGTTGGCGGCTCTATCCTCAAAGGCCTACAATTTCAAAGTAAACAAATACCttttatttccatccatccatccatccatccatccagccatccatccacatACCTCATCTCTGTTGGGTGCATCAAGGGGGGCTGTAGCAGCCACTGCCAGTAGCTTGATGGGTGTAGTGGTGTCACTAAAGATGTCAGACACCTCCTGAGTCATTGCCTCCTGCATCTTCCCTTTCAGGTCCTGAGAGTTGGACAAACAGATATTACAGCAAACTGGCCTCCCTTGAATATCCTTGCTGATTTAAATtgattatttagttattttttggttttgttgcagtaacagaaagaaaaatgtttgaatattATCCGGTTAGCAAAGAAAAGCTTTAAAGGGGCACTGCAGTACAGCTGAAAAGGGCATCCTCAGACATATTTTCGGCTGTTATGAAGACATATTTGGacattttttctaaaagaaGAATTTTAGCATTATTTCTACTCATTTGTTCTCCACTTATTACCTTATACAACCAGCAGAACTAGAAAGCAATATAAAATGTGTAAATTGTCAGTGCAGGTAGGAGAAGCTGTGAGAAAGCACCAGTTTTTACTTGATAAGCCTCAAACTATCttgacagcatctctgaacaaatattttactgtcTATACTACTGAAATGATATTAGTCTGTTTGACATTTTAATAGATCCAATtaaaatttcagaaaaagaagatcaattttatcaaataattaaCACTTAgactcatttttttttaaaaaggtaaaatcTCCCAGAAACCCTCAAcgtaaacagcttttttttctaCCACTGCGAGAAACCAGTAGAGGGAGCCGTTTCATCATGTATGAATCCTGAGAAATCCAAGCAAAGCTTCTAGATTTTACCATTGTTGGAGTGTGAGCAGCAGTCTTACTTTCAAGACATCTTGGAGCTGCTGAGCCACAGCCCGTGCCTGGGGGGAGTCCCCTTCGCCACGGGCAGCCAGGTCAGCCAGCTGGGCCATGAGCTGCTCTACCTGCTCACACTTCCCCATCAGCTCCTGCCTGTACGGGCCCTGCAGAGCGTTCGCCAGCCGGCGGCCCTCTGCCACCAGGCCACGGATGGCTGCCTGGCCTGaaagcacaaacacataaaGGAAACGATTCACAGTCTGAAAGCAAGTGATTATTTCTGGAACAGAACTAATAAGTCAAAAGAGgctggttttgttttctctacACCGCTAAAATTATACATTTCTGTTCTTGTTTTGTGCTGCATTATAAAACAACCGTTTCCTTTGTAGCTAGACCAGTTCACTTCCCGCAGGTTATTGCATAATTAGATTAATAAAAATCTATTGTTTgactttatttgcatttaaaattcCAGAAGATTTGAAACATAAAGAGCCAGAAAACGTATTACAGAAACCTTTTTTTACATCTAggacaaataattattgttacaTTATCATTACAATTATTGAATAAATCAACAAAGTAGCTAATAACCAACAAGTGGATAGAAAAAAAGGATACATGATTATATTTGTTTACCAATAAAAACCTAGCAAAGCCTGGCGCCCtgttgtattcagccccctttactctgatgcccggaaataaaattcagtgcaaccaactTCCATCAGAAGtggtaaacagagtccacccaAGTGTAATTTAAGCTCAGCATgcatgcagctgttctgtgaaggaccCAGAGGCATACAGCTgagaggtcagggagaaggttctgGAGAGGTTCAtagtagggttaggttataaaacaatgttgcAACCTTACTACACCTCAcacagcactgttcaatccatcatctgaaaatagcaaacctaccaagacatgatgTTGTCCACTTAAACTGAAAGGCCGGGTAAGAAGCaaattaattagagaagcagccaagaggcccatgataactctggaggaggtgcagagatccatagctgaGATGGAAGAATTTGTTTACTTTATAAccagttgtgcactccacaaatctggcctttatggaagagtgataagaaaaaaatgtattgttgaCAGGAACCCATGGGAAGTCCCACATACATTTAGACATATTTTTGTTCCttaataacattaatatttgtcaCTTCTAAACAGCTCAGTGCAAGAAGTGAAACTTTTGCCCTTTAAACAACTTATAAGAGCAAAGATATAACACAAAATACCTAGAAGTTTTAGACACAGTCCAACCTATGAAGACAAACCAAATAATAAAAACGCCAAGCAAAAAGGCTACACTTTCACTGCTGTCACAAAGAAGCATGAAAATAAGATACAAATTAGGTCGagttctgaaaatgttttaatgtgttgagaaaagagagaaaaaaaaagaaatcaccttttgctatcagattcgacaaaaagaaaaagaaaaaaagtctaaaaagtCAGCAGATTCATCAATAAGCAAcataatcattagttgcagccctaatcTGAACTACTTCTCCTTTAAGTACATGCTCAAGATCAGTAgcattaaaaatttattttagtttggttttatttttaagcaataTACTACCAAATTCACAATTATTAAAAGGAAAATCAAGagtggataaataaataagtaacaATAAGGTGTTTTTTGATAATTGTGGCAAACTTATGGCTAAAGTAACTTCCGTATATAAGGTTATTTTCCCACCACACCACTGCTTCAGCAGCAGCCGCCAGCTGCTTttataaaacatacaaaaatgcatttttgtggAGCCCTGCCAAAACCAAGGACAACACAACAAGGCTGTGGAGCGTGTTCTGGTTGAGGTCACCAGAGAAACGGAAGGAATGTGGTTTAGTGTGGAAGAGACAAAGAAGTTTAGGAGGATGGAAGCCAGACTTACCCACACCATTGTCGTCCACCGTGGGGTTGTCGATCCAGCGCTGCGCCTGCTCCGTCTTCCCCTCCAAGTGAACGGCTGCCTTTGCAGGTCTGCTATTGGCCACAGCCTTGTTGGTCTTCGACTGCAGGTTCTGCAGGGCTGTTGCTATCTGTTTGGCCAAAGTTCGGGCCTCAGGAGTGTCACCTTTACCCCTTTAAACAGATACAGCAGCTCATTATAGAAACATGGCTGAAACAAAGCCTATATCACAAGCAGCATTTATAAGTCTAAACACAACGCTTCCCCATGACATTGGTACACTAGGCTGTTTTTACATGAAACCTTCAAATATTAGACACTGACAGACAAAGGACACAAAGAATGAAATAAGGGAGGAAAGataaggaaaaaagaaaggtcATAAGAAAGGAAGGAAATCAAGAAGAGACAGAATTTGTTCTGTCTGGATAGTAGgaataaaggaaaaacaaagtgaGGAATgataagaaagaaaagaaactggGAAAGCCACAAGCAAGGACACAAACAGGGACAGAAGTAAAGAATGAAAGGTAGTAGGGAGACAGAAAAGGAAATAACGTGAGGGAGTATGGACACATTGAGGGACAGAAAGAGGGAAGGACAGAAGTAATGAAGGACGTAAAGACAAGGAAGAAAGTTAACAGGAAAGGACACTAGGATGGAAAGGTGGGAGGACAGAAGGAATGACAAAAATGGACTCAAAGAAGAAAGTTTTCAATAAAGTCCCAAGTCCAATTtattataaagcacatttaaaaaaacaacaagtttGCCCAAAGTgcaataaagaaatataaataaaaaaatagagatAACGGACAGAAGGACACTAGAAaatagagaagaaaaaaatcagtaaggaaggacacaaaggaAGAGATGATgaaagggagggaggaaggacaATATTTAAACAATGAGATATGAAATCTTCTGGGATTTCTGCATCGCTATAATCCTAGAATCCTGCCTACAAGTATGGGAATTATTCAAGACCTTAAGAAAGCATCTGAGCAGCTGTAACAATGTATGAAAATAGATGAAATGGACTAACTGAGACAAATACAAGCCCAGGGTAACTCACTGTCTTCTGAGTTCAGACAGCTTGGCGGTCATGGCAGCCAGCTCTCCAGCAGAGCGCAAAATCTCTTCCCTTTCTTTGGGATCCTCACACATGTCTGCAATCGTTCTGGCCTCAGCAAGGACGGCCTTGATATTCTCCTGTCCCTCTGGGCTCCCGTGAGGGTCTGCAAGCCAGCTCTGTTCAAAAAGACCACACCATTGAGACACAATGAAGGTGCTATTTGAATCTCTGCTTTGTGAACCCAACCACCTGCTGACTCACTTGGGCAGCGTCGATTCTTTTGGCAATGGCCTGCTTGGAGTTGGTCATTGCCTCGAGTTT encodes:
- the LOC124875402 gene encoding vinculin isoform X1: MPVFHTKTIESILEPVAQQISHLVIMHEEGEVDGKAIPDLTAPVAAVQAAVSNLVRVGKETVQTTEDQIMKRDMPPAFIKVENACTKLVQAASMLKADPYSVPARDYLIDGSRGILSGTSDLLLTFDEAEVRRIIRVCKGILEYLSVAEVVESMEDLITYTKNLGPGMTKMAKMIDERQQELTHQEHRVMLVNSMNTVKELLPILISGIKIFVTTKTSGSQGVEEALKNRNFTFEKMSAEINEIIRVLQLTSWDEDAWANKKDTEAMKRALGLIDSKMAQAKNWLRDPNGPPGDTGEQAVRQILDEAGKVGELCTGKERRDILGTAKTLGQMTDQVSEMRARGQGASPTAMQKAQQVSQGLDVLTGKVENAARKLEAMTNSKQAIAKRIDAAQSWLADPHGSPEGQENIKAVLAEARTIADMCEDPKEREEILRSAGELAAMTAKLSELRRQGKGDTPEARTLAKQIATALQNLQSKTNKAVANSRPAKAAVHLEGKTEQAQRWIDNPTVDDNGVGQAAIRGLVAEGRRLANALQGPYRQELMGKCEQVEQLMAQLADLAARGEGDSPQARAVAQQLQDVLKDLKGKMQEAMTQEVSDIFSDTTTPIKLLAVAATAPLDAPNRDEAFEDRAANFENHANRLGATAEKAAAVGTANKSTVEGIQASVKSTRDLTPQVVSAARILLRNPGNQAAYEHFETMKNQWIDNVEKMTGLVDEAIDTKSLLDASEDAIKKDLDKCRVAMTNHQPQMLVAGATSIARRANRILLVAKREVENSEDPKFREMVKAASDELSQTISPMVMNAKAVAGNIHDPNLQKGFLDSGYKILGAVAKVREAFQPQEPDFPPPPPELDQLNLNDEAAPPKPPLPEGEVPPPRPPPPEEKDEEFPEHKAGEKVNEPMMVAARQLHDEARKWSSKGNDIIGAAKRMALLMAEMSRLVRGGSGNKRALIQCAKDIAKASDEVTRLAKEVAKQCTDKRIRTNLLQVCERIPTISTQLKILSTVKATMLGRTNISEEESEQATEMLVHNAQNLMQSVKETVREAEAASIKIRTDAGFTLHWVRKTPWYQ
- the LOC124875402 gene encoding vinculin isoform X2; the encoded protein is MPVFHTKTIESILEPVAQQISHLVIMHEEGEVDGKAIPDLTAPVAAVQAAVSNLVRVGKETVQTTEDQIMKRDMPPAFIKVENACTKLVQAASMLKADPYSVPARDYLIDGSRGILSGTSDLLLTFDEAEVRRIIRVCKGILEYLSVAEVVESMEDLITYTKNLGPGMTKMAKMIDERQQELTHQEHRVMLVNSMNTVKELLPILISGIKIFVTTKTSGSQGVEEALKNRNFTFEKMSAEINEIIRVLQLTSWDEDAWANKDTEAMKRALGLIDSKMAQAKNWLRDPNGPPGDTGEQAVRQILDEAGKVGELCTGKERRDILGTAKTLGQMTDQVSEMRARGQGASPTAMQKAQQVSQGLDVLTGKVENAARKLEAMTNSKQAIAKRIDAAQSWLADPHGSPEGQENIKAVLAEARTIADMCEDPKEREEILRSAGELAAMTAKLSELRRQGKGDTPEARTLAKQIATALQNLQSKTNKAVANSRPAKAAVHLEGKTEQAQRWIDNPTVDDNGVGQAAIRGLVAEGRRLANALQGPYRQELMGKCEQVEQLMAQLADLAARGEGDSPQARAVAQQLQDVLKDLKGKMQEAMTQEVSDIFSDTTTPIKLLAVAATAPLDAPNRDEAFEDRAANFENHANRLGATAEKAAAVGTANKSTVEGIQASVKSTRDLTPQVVSAARILLRNPGNQAAYEHFETMKNQWIDNVEKMTGLVDEAIDTKSLLDASEDAIKKDLDKCRVAMTNHQPQMLVAGATSIARRANRILLVAKREVENSEDPKFREMVKAASDELSQTISPMVMNAKAVAGNIHDPNLQKGFLDSGYKILGAVAKVREAFQPQEPDFPPPPPELDQLNLNDEAAPPKPPLPEGEVPPPRPPPPEEKDEEFPEHKAGEKVNEPMMVAARQLHDEARKWSSKGNDIIGAAKRMALLMAEMSRLVRGGSGNKRALIQCAKDIAKASDEVTRLAKEVAKQCTDKRIRTNLLQVCERIPTISTQLKILSTVKATMLGRTNISEEESEQATEMLVHNAQNLMQSVKETVREAEAASIKIRTDAGFTLHWVRKTPWYQ